A window from Solea senegalensis isolate Sse05_10M linkage group LG15, IFAPA_SoseM_1, whole genome shotgun sequence encodes these proteins:
- the mrpl57 gene encoding ribosomal protein 63, mitochondrial, translating into MFLTLTLLRKGIPGKQWIGKYRRPRQITWQMKRNTVKRLEIEAENEYWISRPYMSPEQEHGHAAERRAQNWLKIKETKFNNFPEHKNIIDHLSHLKITKTWSS; encoded by the coding sequence ATGTTTCTCACCCTCACATTGTTGAGGAAAGGTATTCCTGGGAAACAGTGGATTGGAAAGTACCGGCGTCCACGGCAGATCACATGGCAGATGAAACGCAATACTGTGAAGCGTCTGGAGATTGAGGCTGAGAACGAATACTGGATCAGCCGCCCCTACATGTCTCCAGAGCAGGAGCACGGTCACGCTGCAGAGCGCAGAGCCCAGAACTGGCTCAAGATCAAGGAAACCAAGTTCAACAATTTTCCAGAACACAAGAACATTATAGATCATCTGAGTCATCTCAAAATCACAAAGACATGGTCTAGTTAA